One part of the Oceanihabitans sp. IOP_32 genome encodes these proteins:
- a CDS encoding type II toxin-antitoxin system VapC family toxin: MEKVLIDTDVLLDLFFDRKPFSDYSAEILNLCAEKEIKGYTTPVIISNVYYLLRKAGKHHIVIDRIKQLLNIIDIVKIDKNAVIKALNSEFKDFEDALQNFSAIEDGEIKIILTRNLKDFKKSELAILTPQTYLVGR; encoded by the coding sequence ATGGAAAAAGTTCTAATCGACACCGATGTTCTACTTGATTTATTTTTCGACAGAAAACCGTTTTCAGACTACTCAGCAGAGATTCTAAATCTTTGTGCAGAAAAAGAAATAAAGGGATATACAACCCCTGTTATAATTTCTAATGTTTACTATTTGTTAAGAAAGGCGGGAAAGCACCATATAGTAATTGATAGAATTAAACAACTTCTCAACATTATCGACATTGTGAAAATTGATAAAAATGCGGTCATAAAAGCTTTGAATTCTGAATTTAAAGATTTTGAAGATGCATTACAAAATTTTTCAGCAATAGAAGACGGGGAAATTAAAATTATTCTTACAAGAAATTTAAAAGATTTTAAAAAGAGTGAATTAGCTATTTTAACACCTCAAACTTATTTAGTAGGAAGATAA
- a CDS encoding DUF6364 family protein, with the protein MNTKLTLTIEREIIEKAKNYAKAKNRSLSDIIENYLKLLTQEEENSRNKKLNPAVKSLRGSFKMPKDMAYKKELKNRLEQKYL; encoded by the coding sequence ATGAACACAAAATTGACATTAACGATAGAAAGAGAAATAATCGAAAAAGCTAAAAATTATGCTAAAGCAAAAAATCGTAGTTTGTCTGATATTATTGAAAACTATTTAAAACTGCTTACTCAAGAAGAAGAGAATAGTAGAAATAAAAAACTAAATCCTGCTGTAAAATCGCTTAGAGGTTCTTTCAAAATGCCAAAAGATATGGCTTATAAAAAAGAGCTCAAAAATCGATTAGAACAAAAATATTTGTAA
- the rpsF gene encoding 30S ribosomal protein S6: protein MNHYETVFILNPVLSEEQIKETVKKYEDFLVSNGAKMIAKEDWGLKKLAYPIQKKKSGFYHLFEYTVPGEVIEPLELEFRRDERFMRYLTVALDKHAISWAERRREKLKQKA, encoded by the coding sequence ATGAATCATTATGAAACTGTTTTCATCTTAAATCCCGTTTTATCTGAAGAACAGATAAAGGAGACAGTAAAGAAATACGAAGATTTTCTTGTTTCTAACGGTGCTAAGATGATAGCTAAAGAAGACTGGGGTCTAAAAAAATTAGCTTACCCAATTCAGAAAAAGAAAAGTGGGTTTTATCACTTGTTTGAGTACACTGTACCTGGTGAAGTAATCGAGCCTTTAGAATTAGAGTTTAGACGTGATGAGCGTTTTATGCGTTATTTAACTGTAGCGTTAGATAAACACGCTATATCTTGGGCAGAACGAAGACGAGAAAAACTTAAACAAAAAGCTTAA
- a CDS encoding sugar-binding domain-containing protein produces the protein MILKHLLAICACISFFALNSQSKNPITDYQLYIENPEIIGENKLDARASFTSYTSEKEALNRTNGLWQSLDGLWRFNWVKNPKDRPTTFMNPNEDVSNWDNIKVPSNWEVEGYGIPIYVNHQYEFADYKAPIAEDMELVDRIYPKNPGDVPDQYNPVGSYRRDFQIDESWGDKELFLHIGAMKSGGFVWLNGEYIGYSQGSKLPAEFNITKAAKVGNNTIAIQIFRWTDGSYLEGQDFWRISGIERSVYIYAQPKIRVKDFEVVSVLDGAYINGLLNVEVTLKNHFSKNENIEVNFKLLDDNERQIASKSLPVLVGSNNKMNVNFKAEIPLVKPWSAEHPNLYDLIITLKDKKDHVFEVIPTKIGFRTVEIKKRIITFKW, from the coding sequence ATGATCTTAAAACACCTCTTAGCCATTTGTGCATGCATTAGTTTTTTCGCTTTGAATAGTCAGAGTAAAAACCCGATTACAGACTATCAATTATATATAGAAAACCCAGAGATTATTGGTGAAAATAAATTGGACGCCCGAGCATCCTTTACGTCATACACCTCAGAAAAAGAGGCCTTAAATCGTACCAACGGTTTATGGCAGAGTTTAGATGGTTTATGGAGGTTTAATTGGGTGAAAAACCCAAAAGACAGACCTACAACTTTTATGAATCCTAACGAAGACGTTTCAAACTGGGACAATATCAAAGTGCCGTCTAATTGGGAAGTTGAAGGTTATGGTATTCCTATTTATGTCAATCATCAATATGAATTTGCCGATTATAAAGCCCCAATTGCAGAAGATATGGAATTGGTAGATAGAATATACCCTAAAAACCCAGGCGATGTACCAGATCAATACAATCCTGTGGGGTCTTACCGTAGAGATTTTCAAATTGATGAATCTTGGGGAGATAAAGAGCTGTTTTTGCATATTGGAGCCATGAAATCTGGTGGTTTTGTATGGTTAAATGGTGAGTATATTGGGTATTCTCAAGGCAGTAAATTACCTGCAGAATTTAATATTACCAAGGCAGCAAAAGTGGGCAATAATACCATAGCCATCCAAATATTTAGATGGACGGATGGTTCGTATCTCGAAGGTCAAGATTTTTGGCGAATTAGTGGGATAGAGCGCAGTGTTTATATTTATGCTCAACCAAAAATTAGAGTTAAAGATTTTGAGGTGGTTTCTGTGCTAGACGGTGCGTATATTAACGGTTTACTCAATGTAGAAGTGACTTTAAAAAATCATTTTTCAAAAAATGAAAATATAGAGGTTAACTTTAAACTATTAGATGACAATGAGAGGCAAATCGCTTCGAAATCTTTACCAGTTTTAGTGGGTTCTAATAATAAGATGAATGTTAATTTTAAAGCAGAAATACCGCTAGTGAAACCATGGAGCGCAGAACATCCCAATTTATACGATTTAATAATTACTTTAAAAGATAAAAAAGATCATGTTTTTGAAGTTATTCCGACTAAAATCGGATTTAGAACAGTTGAAATTAAAAAACGGATTATTACTTTTAAATGGTAA
- the rpsR gene encoding 30S ribosomal protein S18, whose amino-acid sequence MSSIEQQSKGKKDGEIRYLTPLNIDTNKKKKYCMFQKSGIKYVDYKDADFLMRFINEQGKILPRRLTGTSLKYQRKVAVAVKRARHLALMPYVGDLLK is encoded by the coding sequence ATGTCATCAATAGAACAACAATCCAAAGGAAAAAAAGACGGAGAAATTAGATATTTAACTCCTCTTAATATCGATACAAACAAGAAGAAGAAGTATTGTATGTTTCAAAAATCTGGAATCAAGTATGTTGATTACAAAGATGCAGATTTTTTAATGCGATTTATAAACGAGCAAGGTAAAATTTTACCACGTCGTTTAACAGGAACATCGTTAAAGTATCAAAGAAAAGTTGCTGTTGCTGTAAAAAGAGCACGCCACTTAGCCTTGATGCCTTACGTAGGAGATTTATTAAAATAA
- a CDS encoding glycerophosphodiester phosphodiesterase family protein yields the protein MIRFTFLLFAIIFVSCKDSASKIDTAQNNELVVSKLINQFKYNANADPLISVHRGGVGLENYPENCLETIKYINDSIYAIFEIDVAKTKDDVLVLMHDNSLDRTTTGFDRLDRYTYEELLDFNLVDDFGNETDYKIPKFIDVLNWAKKNKVVLTVDIKRSVKVDEVINTIREHRAEDISIIITYDVSQAVKAHELAPDLLLSVSARNHKELAGLLAANVPTQNMLAFTGTMLSDIELYDNIHKLGIKTMLGTLGNLDKQAATKGDSLYGVWHNMGIDIMATDRPFQAAAALNTVK from the coding sequence ATGATACGTTTTACATTTCTGTTATTCGCCATAATCTTTGTATCATGTAAGGATTCAGCATCCAAAATAGATACAGCACAAAACAATGAGTTAGTAGTTTCTAAACTTATTAATCAATTTAAGTACAACGCAAATGCAGACCCGCTAATAAGCGTGCATCGCGGTGGTGTAGGTCTTGAAAATTATCCAGAAAATTGTTTAGAAACCATAAAATATATAAACGATAGTATTTATGCGATTTTCGAAATAGATGTTGCCAAAACCAAAGATGATGTTTTAGTGCTTATGCATGACAACTCGTTAGACCGCACAACAACGGGGTTTGACAGATTAGATAGGTACACCTACGAAGAATTATTAGATTTCAATTTGGTTGACGATTTCGGTAATGAAACGGACTATAAAATACCCAAATTTATAGATGTGCTAAATTGGGCAAAGAAAAATAAAGTGGTCCTTACCGTAGATATTAAACGAAGCGTTAAGGTGGATGAGGTGATTAATACCATAAGAGAACATCGGGCAGAAGATATTTCGATCATAATCACTTACGATGTTAGTCAAGCCGTTAAGGCACACGAATTGGCGCCCGATTTGCTGTTATCGGTATCGGCTAGAAATCATAAAGAACTCGCGGGGTTATTGGCTGCCAATGTACCAACACAAAATATGTTAGCCTTTACTGGCACGATGTTGTCTGATATTGAATTGTATGATAATATTCATAAATTAGGTATTAAAACCATGCTGGGCACTTTAGGAAATTTAGACAAACAGGCCGCTACTAAAGGGGATTCATTATATGGGGTTTGGCATAATATGGGTATAGATATCATGGCCACAGACCGACCGTTTCAAGCAGCTGCAGCGTTAAATACTGTAAAATAA
- a CDS encoding YihY/virulence factor BrkB family protein, with amino-acid sequence MTKPTEDKLEKIPVINVLVRFLKKIKLPGLEGLSFYDLLELYFIGIIRGALTTRASAIAFNFFTAIFPFLLFILIIIPYIPIDGFRDEFLVFLESFLPPTTSDFFFQNIFENIDKTKPTGLLSSVFLLSILLMANGVSAVFSGFESSYHEQIARSIFKQYLYALSVSLILAFLIIITIVVLGYFQIYVVQELFGVLKERGYEVDSQVFTWTRIVQYVFFVIIIYLATATLYYFGTREGKESKFFSIGALFTTLLIVLTSYLFGMYIENFGQFNKLYGSIGALLILLLYLWLNSNILLLGYELNASLNKLRKQN; translated from the coding sequence GTGACGAAACCTACTGAGGATAAATTAGAGAAAATTCCTGTTATAAATGTATTAGTCCGTTTTTTAAAGAAAATAAAATTACCTGGACTTGAAGGATTATCGTTTTACGATTTATTAGAGCTTTATTTTATTGGTATTATTAGAGGTGCTTTAACAACGAGAGCAAGTGCTATTGCTTTTAATTTTTTTACGGCTATTTTTCCGTTTTTACTATTTATATTAATAATCATTCCGTATATACCAATAGATGGTTTTAGAGACGAGTTTTTGGTGTTTTTAGAATCGTTTTTACCACCAACGACATCAGATTTTTTCTTTCAAAACATTTTCGAGAATATCGATAAAACAAAACCAACGGGATTGCTTTCTTCGGTTTTCTTACTCTCTATTCTTTTAATGGCAAATGGCGTAAGTGCTGTTTTTTCTGGGTTTGAAAGCTCTTATCACGAACAAATTGCGCGAAGTATATTTAAGCAATACCTCTATGCCTTAAGTGTTTCCTTAATTCTGGCATTTTTAATAATCATTACGATTGTGGTGTTGGGATATTTTCAAATTTATGTGGTTCAAGAGTTGTTTGGTGTACTTAAAGAAAGAGGCTATGAGGTAGACTCTCAAGTGTTCACGTGGACTCGTATTGTACAATACGTTTTTTTTGTAATAATAATTTACTTGGCTACTGCTACGCTTTATTACTTTGGCACTCGAGAAGGAAAGGAGTCTAAGTTCTTCTCTATTGGTGCGCTTTTTACTACGCTACTCATTGTGCTAACGTCTTACTTGTTTGGTATGTATATCGAAAACTTTGGTCAGTTTAATAAATTATACGGTTCTATTGGTGCTTTGTTAATTCTGTTACTTTATTTGTGGTTAAATTCAAATATCTTATTGTTAGGTTATGAATTAAATGCATCTTTGAATAAACTACGAAAACAAAACTAG
- the hisS gene encoding histidine--tRNA ligase: MAQKPSIPKGTRDFNPEQVAKRNYIFNTIRGAFETFGFQPIETPSFENSDTLMGKYGEEGDRLIFKILNSGDFLSKANEQAYLEKDSSKITASISEKALRYDLTVPFARYVVQHQNDIEFPFKRYQIQPVWRADRPQKGRFREFYQCDADVVGSKSLWQEVEFIQLYDTVFSALKLEGVIIKINNRKILSGIAEVIGASDKLIDFTVALDKLDKIGEEKVKEEMLSKGISEAGISKLQPLFNLSGSFESQIEGLKSILNTSEAGKKGIEELAFINDAISELGLSTATLQLDVTLARGLNYYTGAIFEVAAPEQVKMGSIGGGGRYDDLTGIFGMKDVSGVGISFGLDRIYLVLEELGLFPETVSKNIEVLFINFGDKEALFSLKAIKELRLQGINAELYPDATKMKKQMNHANKRAIPFVVLVGEEEINSNTYTLKDMVSGEQNKVSLEALISKINK, encoded by the coding sequence ATGGCTCAAAAACCAAGTATTCCAAAAGGCACAAGAGATTTTAATCCAGAGCAAGTGGCCAAACGAAATTATATTTTTAACACCATTCGTGGTGCTTTTGAAACTTTCGGATTTCAACCTATTGAAACCCCAAGTTTTGAAAACTCAGATACCTTGATGGGAAAATATGGCGAAGAAGGCGACCGATTAATTTTTAAGATTTTAAATTCTGGTGATTTTTTATCGAAAGCTAACGAACAAGCCTATCTCGAAAAAGACTCTAGTAAAATCACAGCATCCATCTCAGAAAAAGCACTCCGTTACGACTTAACCGTACCCTTTGCACGTTACGTCGTGCAACACCAAAACGACATAGAATTCCCTTTTAAACGCTACCAAATTCAACCTGTTTGGCGTGCCGATAGACCACAAAAAGGACGTTTCAGAGAGTTCTACCAATGCGATGCCGATGTGGTTGGAAGCAAAAGCCTGTGGCAAGAAGTGGAGTTTATTCAGCTTTACGATACGGTGTTTTCAGCTTTAAAATTAGAAGGGGTAATCATTAAAATTAACAATAGAAAAATACTCTCTGGTATTGCCGAGGTTATTGGCGCGTCCGATAAATTAATCGATTTTACGGTGGCACTCGATAAGCTTGATAAAATTGGTGAAGAGAAGGTTAAAGAAGAAATGCTTTCTAAAGGTATTTCGGAAGCTGGGATTTCTAAATTACAACCCTTATTTAATTTGTCTGGATCTTTCGAATCTCAAATAGAAGGCTTGAAAAGTATTCTGAACACCTCCGAAGCTGGTAAAAAAGGGATTGAAGAATTGGCGTTTATAAATGATGCCATTTCAGAATTAGGTTTATCCACGGCAACCTTGCAACTCGACGTTACTTTAGCACGTGGTTTAAACTATTACACAGGGGCTATTTTTGAGGTGGCAGCTCCAGAACAGGTTAAAATGGGCTCTATTGGCGGTGGCGGACGCTACGACGATTTAACTGGTATTTTTGGTATGAAAGATGTTAGTGGTGTTGGTATTAGTTTTGGCCTAGACCGTATCTATTTAGTACTTGAAGAACTCGGATTATTCCCAGAAACAGTTTCTAAAAACATAGAGGTTCTATTCATTAATTTTGGCGATAAAGAGGCCTTATTTAGTTTAAAAGCGATTAAGGAACTGCGTTTACAGGGTATAAATGCCGAGTTGTATCCAGACGCGACCAAAATGAAAAAACAAATGAATCATGCTAATAAACGGGCTATTCCGTTCGTAGTTTTAGTTGGTGAAGAAGAAATTAACTCTAATACGTACACCTTAAAAGATATGGTTTCTGGAGAGCAAAATAAGGTGTCTCTCGAGGCATTAATTTCTAAAATTAATAAGTAA
- the priA gene encoding primosomal protein N', with amino-acid sequence MQYFIDVIIPVPLQKLFTYSITAAEFNFLKSGMRVAVPFGKSKIYTGVVFKIHSEAPTAYQAKDIHQILDETPIVNQKQLQLWQWVSSYYMCTLGDVMRAALPSGFILESETVITKSKNTIDIDTLKDEEFLVYEALQNQSSLKIHDISNILDKKHVLPILNRLIEKEVITVEEEVYEKYKPKLVRYVKLHSNYASNDALQKLLEDLSRAPKQRDVVMTLFSVSAKTKKPVKVSDLAEESEASTAIIKTLIDKGILEEYHIQIDRVQYSGEDTEATKTLNNHQISALSEIKETFKAHHVTLLHGVTSSGKTEVYVKLIEDAVNQGKQVLYLLPEIALTTQLVTRLQNYFGDQVGVFHSKYSSHERVEVWNKVLQNSAKAKIILGARSSVFLPFDNLGLIVVDEEHEQSFKQFDPAPRYHARDTAVVLGNFHQAKVLLGSATPSLESYFNAQQNKYGFVELMHRFNDVLMPDIELVDIKEKYKKKLMKGHFSDRLLEEMTDTLKAGHQIILFQNRRGFSPIIECKTCGHAPQCPNCDVSLTYHQYRNQLRCHYCGYVMAMLQDCMACGSQDLDNKGFGTEQIEEEVKLLFPDYKVARMDLDTTRGKYGYEKIITALEQQEIDILVGTQMLTKGLDFRNVKLVGIMNADNMLNFPDFRAHERSFQLMLQVAGRAGRTEERGKVLIQTYNPHHNILQQVSTNNYKEMFKEQMNDRYNFKYPPVYKQIKITLKHKDYNRVESASIWLAKALRQVFGDHVLGPESPPISRIRNQFHKTILIKIPKQQSLGKTKEAITKINNSFFSVKDFRSVRLVLNVDNY; translated from the coding sequence ATGCAGTATTTTATTGATGTCATTATACCTGTCCCGTTACAAAAACTATTTACTTATAGTATAACCGCTGCCGAATTTAACTTTTTAAAATCGGGAATGCGGGTTGCTGTACCTTTTGGGAAATCGAAAATCTATACAGGTGTTGTTTTTAAAATTCATAGTGAAGCGCCAACAGCTTACCAAGCAAAAGACATTCATCAAATTTTAGATGAAACCCCCATTGTAAACCAGAAACAACTCCAATTATGGCAATGGGTTTCTAGCTATTATATGTGCACTTTAGGCGATGTTATGCGAGCCGCTTTGCCAAGTGGCTTTATTTTAGAAAGTGAGACGGTTATTACTAAAAGTAAAAATACTATTGATATCGACACTTTAAAAGATGAGGAGTTTTTGGTTTATGAAGCACTTCAAAATCAATCGTCTTTAAAAATTCATGACATTTCTAATATCTTAGACAAGAAACATGTGCTGCCAATACTAAATCGTTTAATTGAGAAAGAAGTGATTACGGTTGAAGAAGAGGTTTACGAAAAATACAAACCTAAATTGGTGCGCTATGTAAAATTACATTCCAATTATGCTTCAAACGACGCTTTGCAAAAACTGTTGGAAGATTTAAGTCGAGCGCCAAAGCAGCGAGACGTGGTAATGACCCTGTTTTCTGTTTCTGCCAAAACCAAAAAACCTGTTAAAGTCTCAGATCTAGCAGAAGAAAGTGAAGCCTCAACAGCTATCATTAAAACTCTAATAGATAAAGGTATTCTAGAAGAATATCATATTCAGATAGACCGTGTTCAGTATTCTGGAGAAGATACAGAGGCGACAAAGACGTTAAATAATCATCAAATATCCGCTTTAAGCGAAATAAAAGAGACTTTTAAAGCGCACCATGTTACGTTATTGCATGGTGTAACCTCTTCTGGAAAAACCGAGGTGTATGTCAAACTCATTGAAGACGCTGTAAACCAAGGTAAGCAAGTTTTGTATTTGTTGCCAGAAATTGCTTTAACCACGCAGTTAGTAACCCGTTTACAAAATTATTTTGGGGATCAAGTAGGTGTTTTTCACTCTAAATATTCTTCACATGAACGGGTTGAGGTTTGGAATAAGGTTTTACAAAATTCCGCGAAAGCGAAAATTATTTTAGGCGCACGTTCATCAGTATTTTTGCCTTTTGATAATCTAGGATTAATAGTGGTTGATGAGGAGCACGAGCAATCCTTTAAACAGTTCGATCCAGCACCGCGTTATCATGCCCGCGATACGGCTGTTGTGCTCGGTAATTTTCATCAAGCAAAAGTGCTTCTGGGTTCGGCAACACCAAGTTTAGAAAGCTATTTTAATGCCCAACAAAATAAGTATGGTTTTGTGGAATTGATGCATCGATTTAATGATGTTTTAATGCCCGATATCGAATTGGTAGATATCAAAGAAAAGTATAAAAAGAAGCTTATGAAAGGGCATTTTAGCGATCGATTACTTGAGGAAATGACCGACACGTTGAAGGCAGGACATCAAATAATTCTGTTTCAAAACCGACGTGGATTTTCGCCTATAATCGAGTGTAAAACCTGTGGGCATGCGCCACAATGCCCAAATTGCGATGTGAGCTTAACTTATCATCAATACCGCAATCAATTACGTTGTCATTATTGCGGTTATGTTATGGCGATGTTGCAAGATTGTATGGCTTGTGGTAGTCAAGATTTAGATAATAAAGGTTTTGGTACCGAGCAAATAGAAGAGGAGGTGAAGCTGTTGTTTCCTGATTATAAAGTGGCACGAATGGATTTAGACACCACACGCGGAAAATACGGCTACGAAAAAATTATTACCGCTTTAGAGCAGCAAGAGATAGATATTCTGGTGGGCACCCAAATGTTAACCAAAGGTTTGGATTTTAGAAACGTGAAGTTGGTTGGCATCATGAATGCCGATAATATGTTGAATTTTCCAGATTTTAGGGCTCACGAACGCAGCTTCCAATTAATGTTACAGGTGGCTGGTAGGGCTGGTAGAACAGAGGAGCGTGGTAAAGTGTTAATTCAAACCTATAATCCGCACCATAATATACTTCAACAGGTTTCTACAAATAATTATAAGGAGATGTTTAAAGAACAAATGAACGATCGTTATAATTTTAAATATCCGCCAGTTTATAAACAAATAAAAATAACCCTAAAACATAAAGATTACAATAGAGTAGAGAGTGCGTCTATTTGGTTAGCTAAAGCTTTAAGACAAGTATTTGGCGATCATGTTTTAGGTCCGGAATCGCCACCAATTTCTAGAATTAGAAATCAGTTTCACAAAACCATTCTTATAAAAATACCCAAGCAACAAAGTTTAGGGAAAACAAAAGAAGCCATTACTAAAATAAACAATAGTTTTTTTAGTGTCAAAGATTTTAGATCGGTTAGGCTTGTTCTAAATGTCGATAATTATTAG
- a CDS encoding DUF6495 family protein, with product MKYARLTKEQFEELHQEFINFLATQSVTAEEWENLKQNKPELAEMELDVFSDLIWEGALNKAEYLEHISPQHMYLFHLADDKMHAIVVNLKNEIDITTKEGYNWLRENLMDDNVEFLQAYKDYTEDKNLDKFKMIEQGAVITKGDLYKYFYKIIN from the coding sequence ATGAAATACGCAAGACTTACCAAAGAGCAATTTGAAGAATTACATCAAGAATTTATTAATTTTCTGGCGACACAATCGGTGACTGCTGAAGAGTGGGAAAATCTGAAACAAAATAAGCCTGAATTAGCCGAAATGGAACTGGATGTTTTTAGCGATTTAATCTGGGAAGGCGCCTTAAATAAGGCAGAATATTTAGAACATATTTCTCCACAACACATGTATTTATTTCATTTAGCCGACGATAAAATGCATGCCATAGTGGTTAATTTGAAGAATGAAATCGATATTACCACCAAAGAAGGTTATAACTGGCTGCGCGAAAATTTAATGGACGACAATGTGGAATTTTTACAAGCTTATAAAGATTATACCGAAGATAAGAACCTGGATAAATTTAAAATGATTGAACAAGGAGCGGTGATTACTAAAGGCGATTTGTATAAGTATTTTTATAAGATTATAAATTAA
- a CDS encoding LytR/AlgR family response regulator transcription factor, whose product MTLNCVVVDDSALQRLSIVKLVENHPALNLVAEYSSALETKNGLNTQQVDLIFLDIEMPVLNGFELLDVLKNKPQIIFVTGKTEYAFKAFNYDATDYLHKPITRERFNASVDKALDHHKLTLDFKEEEGEHIFVKSNLKKRKVYIKDIKWIEALGDYVKLVTEDTSLVVLSTMKSFEKELPEDKFLRIHKSYIVNLDKIDRFNSKNVEVGAYEIPLSRNKKTQLVEALNNI is encoded by the coding sequence ATGACATTAAACTGTGTAGTAGTAGACGATTCGGCCTTACAACGTCTCTCCATCGTTAAGTTAGTCGAGAACCATCCAGCTCTCAACTTAGTAGCTGAATACAGCAGTGCTTTAGAGACCAAAAATGGTTTAAATACGCAACAAGTAGATTTAATTTTCTTGGATATAGAAATGCCCGTATTAAATGGGTTCGAACTCTTGGATGTCTTAAAAAACAAACCTCAAATAATTTTTGTTACTGGCAAAACCGAATATGCTTTTAAAGCCTTTAATTACGACGCTACCGATTATTTGCATAAACCTATTACCAGAGAACGCTTTAATGCTTCTGTAGACAAAGCTTTAGATCATCACAAATTAACTTTAGATTTTAAAGAAGAAGAAGGGGAACACATTTTTGTAAAAAGCAACCTTAAAAAACGTAAAGTATATATTAAGGACATTAAATGGATTGAAGCCCTTGGTGATTATGTAAAATTAGTTACAGAAGACACCAGTTTAGTTGTTTTATCTACAATGAAGTCTTTTGAAAAAGAATTACCAGAAGATAAATTTTTAAGAATTCACAAATCTTACATTGTTAATCTTGATAAAATAGATAGATTTAATAGTAAAAATGTTGAAGTTGGTGCTTATGAGATTCCATTAAGCAGAAACAAAAAAACACAGCTGGTTGAAGCTTTAAATAATATCTAG
- the rplI gene encoding 50S ribosomal protein L9: MELILKQDVENLGFKDDVVTVKNGYGRNFLIPQKKAVLATASAKKVLAENLKQRAFKEKKIIDDANKIAEALKALEIKIPAKVGTGDKLFGSVNNIDVAAALDKEGQSIDKKFISLTTVKRLGKYTAVVRLHREVSVDLEFEVIAQA; encoded by the coding sequence ATGGAACTTATATTAAAACAAGACGTTGAAAATTTAGGATTTAAAGACGATGTTGTAACAGTTAAGAACGGTTATGGTAGAAATTTTTTAATTCCCCAAAAGAAAGCTGTTTTAGCTACGGCTTCTGCTAAAAAAGTATTAGCAGAAAACTTAAAGCAACGTGCTTTTAAAGAAAAGAAAATTATTGACGATGCGAATAAAATTGCAGAAGCGTTAAAAGCATTAGAAATTAAAATACCTGCTAAAGTTGGTACGGGCGATAAATTATTTGGCTCGGTAAACAACATTGATGTTGCGGCAGCTTTAGATAAAGAAGGCCAGTCTATCGACAAAAAATTCATTTCGCTTACAACTGTAAAGCGATTGGGTAAATACACTGCTGTAGTTCGTTTACACAGAGAAGTATCTGTAGATTTAGAATTTGAAGTTATTGCACAAGCATAA